From the genome of Terriglobia bacterium, one region includes:
- a CDS encoding ABC transporter ATP-binding protein gives MACIEARGLRKAFGTTIALDGINLRVEEGRILGLIGPNGAGKTTALNAILGLTPYQGELNVLGRNPWAERDRLMRDVCFIADVAVLPRWIRVSQALDYVAGVHPRFDRAKAEGFLAKTTIRRASKVRELSKGMVAQLHLALVMAIDAKLLVLDEPTLGLDILYRKQFYDSLLNDYFDRSRTIVVTTHQVEEVQHVLTDLMFIDRGRIVLDCSMEQLGSRYLEVIVNPEQLAAARALKPMHERQRFGRSILLFDAVDRQQLAALGDVRTPSIADLFVAVMGNQAGETKGAAV, from the coding sequence ATGGCATGCATAGAAGCACGCGGTCTGCGTAAGGCGTTCGGAACAACGATCGCGCTGGACGGCATCAATTTGCGTGTTGAAGAGGGCCGCATCCTCGGACTCATCGGTCCCAACGGCGCCGGCAAGACCACCGCGCTCAACGCGATTCTCGGTCTCACCCCCTATCAGGGAGAACTGAACGTGCTCGGACGCAATCCCTGGGCCGAGCGCGATCGGCTCATGCGCGATGTCTGCTTCATTGCCGATGTCGCCGTGCTGCCGCGCTGGATAAGGGTTTCGCAGGCGCTCGATTACGTCGCCGGCGTGCATCCGCGATTCGATCGCGCGAAGGCGGAAGGTTTTCTGGCGAAGACCACGATCCGCCGCGCCAGCAAAGTCAGGGAATTGTCGAAGGGCATGGTGGCCCAACTGCACCTTGCCCTGGTCATGGCCATTGACGCGAAATTGCTGGTGCTGGACGAGCCGACGCTTGGTCTCGACATCCTCTATCGCAAGCAGTTCTACGATTCCCTGCTGAACGACTACTTCGATCGCAGTCGCACCATCGTGGTGACGACGCACCAGGTGGAAGAGGTCCAGCACGTCCTCACCGATCTCATGTTCATCGACCGCGGCCGCATCGTACTCGATTGCAGCATGGAACAATTGGGGTCGCGCTATCTGGAAGTGATAGTGAATCCCGAGCAGCTCGCCGCGGCACGGGCGCTCAAGCCGATGCACGAGCGCCAGCGGTTCGGTCGCAGCATCCTGCTGTTCGATGCTGTCGATCGTCAGCAACTCGCCGCGCTTGGCGACGTGCGCACGCCTAGCATCGCCGACTTGTTCGTTGCCGTGATGGGCAATCAGGCCGGAGAAACAAAAGGAGCGGCTGTATGA